The Mycolicibacterium monacense genome contains the following window.
ACAGTGGGTCGAGGCCGGACGTCGCGTCGGCGGTCGTCGTCGCGGCCGCGCCACCGGACCCACCAGGGGCCGCGGCGCCATCGATCGCGAGCAGAGCGCCGCGATCCGCGAGTGGGCCCGCCGCAACGGCCACAATGTCTCGACCAGGGGCCGTATCCCCGCCGACGTCATCGACGCGTTCCACGCCGCCACCTAGCGCCGTACGACGAACGGGCAACGCGTTCGCGCGTTGCCCGTTTTGCGTCTCCTTCCCAGGTGGACGGGTTTCGCTGGTGGCGAACCGATCGCCGGCCGGCCGCGGAAACGAATCGTCGAACTGCGGCGTTGACATGGTCAGCAGCGCGGCGCACGGCGGTACGGACCGCCAACCACGGCGCTCGCTGCGGCCGCCCGATAGAGTGGACGGCAGGTGTACCGCAGTTCGGTGAAGTGGTGCGGACCGCGTACGCCACCTATGCGATGGAGAGCAGGTAACCACCGATGTTCGAACGTTTTACCGACCGTGCCCGCAGGGTCGTCGTCCTGGCTCAAGAAGAAGCCCGGATGCTCAACCACAACTACATCGGCACCGAGCACATCCTGCTGGGACTCATTCACGAGGGTGAGGGCGTAGCGGCCAAGTCTCTCGAGTCGCTGGGCATCTCGCTGGAAGGCGTGCGCAGCCAGGTCGAGGAGATCATCGGCCAGGGCCAGCAGGCGCCGTCCGGTCACATCCCCTTCACCCCGCGCGCCAAGAAGGTGCTCGAGCTGTCCCTGCGCGAGGCGCTGCAGCTCGGCCACAACTACATCGGCACCGAGCACATCCTGCTCGGGTTGATCCGTGAGGGCGAAGGCGTCGCCGCTCAGGTTCTCGTGAAGCTCGGCGCCGAACTGACGCGCGTGCGCCAGCAGGTCATCCAGCTGCTGTCCGGCTACCAGGGCAAGGAGTCCGCGGAGGCCGGCACCGGCGGCCGCGGCGGCGAATCCGGCAACCCCTCGACCTCGTTGGTGCTCGACCAGTTCGGCCGCAACCTGACCGCCGCCGCGATGGAGGGCAAGCTCGACCCCGTCATCGGCCGCGAGAAGGAAATCGAGCGGGTCATGCAGGTGCTGAGCCGCCGCACCAAGAACAACCCCGTGCTGATCGGCGAGCCCGGCGTCGGCAAGACCGCCGTCGTCGAGGGCCTCGCGCAGGCGATCGTCCACGGCGAGGTGCCCGAGACGCTGAAGGACAAGCAGCTCTACACCCTCGACCTGGGCTCACTGGTCGCCGGCAGCCGCTACCGCGGTGACTTCGAGGAGCGCCTGAAGAAGGTGCTCAAGGAGATCAACACCCGCGGCGACATCATCCTGTTCATCGACGAGCTGCACACGCTCGTCGGCGCGGGTGCCGCCGAGGGCGCGATCGACGCCGCCAGCATCCTCAAGCCGAAGCTGGCCCGCGGTGAGCTGCAGACCATCGGCGCCACCACCCTCGACGAGTACCGCAAGTACATCGAGAAGGACGCCGCCCTGGAACGCCGCTTCCAGCCGGTGCAGGTGGGTGAGCCGACCGTCGAGCACACCATCGAGATCCTCAAGGGTCTGCGCGACCGGTACGAGGCGCACCACCGCGTCTCGATCACCGACAGCGCGATGGTGGCCGCCGCGACGCTGGCCGACCGCTACATCAACGACCGGTTCCTGCCGGACAAGGCGATCGACCTGATCGACGAGGCCGGCGCCCGGATGCGGATCCGCCGGATGACCGCTCCGCCGGACCTGCGCGAGTTCGACGAGAAGATCGCCGACGCCCGCCGGGAGAAGGAGTCCGCGATCGACGCGCAGGACTTCGAGAAGGCCGCGAGCCTGCGCGACAAGGAGAAGCAACTCGTCGCCCAGCGTGCCGAGCGGGAGAAGCAGTGGCGCTCGGGTGATCTGGACGTCGTGGCCGAGGTCGACGACGAGCAGATCGCCGAGGTGCTCGGCAACTGGACCGGCATCCCCGTGTTCAAGCTGACCGAGGAGGAGACGACTCGGCTGCTGCGCATGGAGGATGAGCTGCACAAGCGGATCATCGGCCAGGAGGACGCCGTCAAGGCGGTCTCGAAGGCGATCCGCCGCACCCGCGCCGGGCTGAAGGACCCCAAGCGGCCGTCGGGTTCGTTCATCTTCGCCGGCCCGTCCGGTGTCGGTAAGACCGAGCTCTCGAAGGCGCTGGCGAACTTCCTGTTCGGCGACGACGATGCGCTCATCCAGATCGACATGGGCGAGTTCCACGACCGCTTCACCGCGTCGCGGCTGTTCGGTGCCCCTCCGGGCTACGTCGGTTACGAAGAGGGCGGCCAGCTCACCGAGAAGGTGCGGCGCAAGCCGTTCTCGGTCGTGCTGTTCGACGAGATCGAGAAGGCCCACCAGGAGATCTACAACAGCCTCCTGCAGGTCCTCGAGGACGGCCGTCTCACCGACGGTCAGGGCCGCACGGTCGACTTCAAGAACACCGTGCTGATCTTCACCTCGAACCTCGGTACCTCCGACATCAGCAAGGCGGTCGGGCTGGGCTTCACCCAGGGCGGCGGCGAGAACAACTACGAGCGGATGAAGCAGAAGGTCAACGACGAGCTGAAGAAGCACTTCCGCCCGGAGTTCCTCAACCGCATCGACGACATCATCGTGTTCCACCAGCTGACGCAGGACGAGATCATCAAGATGGTCGACCTGATGATCGGCCGGGTCGGCAATCAGCTGCGGGCCAAGGACATGACGATGGAGCTCACCGACCGGGCCAAGTCACTGCTGGCCAAGCGCGGGTTCGACCCCGTGCTCGGTGCGCGGCCGCTGCGTCGCACGATCCAGCGCGAGATCGAGGACCAGCTGTCGGAGAAGATCCTGTTCGAGGAGATCGGACCCGGTCAGCTGATCACCGTGGACGTCGAGAACTGGGACGGCCAGGGAGCGGGCGAGGACGCGAAGTTCACCTTCAGCGGTGGTCCGAAGCGGTCCGAGCCGGTCGAGCCGGATCTGGCGCAGGCCGGCGCCGCCGGTGCGCCGAGCGCAGCCGAGTAACGACGAGTCGCAGGACGGGCGGTCACCTCACGGTGGCCGCCCGTCTCGTCTTTCCCGGCGTCGACGGAGGGCCGCGGCGCGATTCCCGCGCGCAGTGCTTAGGATGTGCGATGTAATCGGCAGGCGAAGGAATCTGGTGAGAATCCAGAACGGTCGCGCCACTGTGAGAGTCAGACCCGACGCCTGCTTCACTCCACTCGGGACGCGGAATCCCGGAAAGGACCCCTGATGACGTCTCAGCAAGCCCGCAAGACCCGGGTACCGGCCATCGACCTGTCGGCCACACGCGCCGCGGTCTGGTTGTCGGCCACCGCGTTCCTCGCGCTGCTGGTGCTCTACTTCCTCGGCTTCGATCAGGGGGCCACGTCGGTCTTCGGCGCCGACAACACGGCGATCCACGAATTCATCCACGACGCACGCCATCTCCTCGGTTTCCCCTGCCACTGACCGACCGGCATCGGAGAGACAAATCAACATGGAGAAGCAGATCATCGGGCGCGGCCTCCTGGCCGGTGCCCTCGCAGCCGTTGTCGCATTCGTCTTCGCGCGGATCTTCGTCGAACCGGCCATCGACCTCGCCATCGGCTACGAGGACGGCCTCGGCGAGGCCCGGCAGGCCATGGACCATGCCGCGGGCCACGGTCACAGTCACGGTGCGGACGGGGGCGGATTCTCCCGCGCCATCCAGATGAACGTCGGCCTGGGCTTCGGCATGCTGGCGTTCTGCGTCGCGATGGGCGCGCTGTTCGCGATCGTGTTCGCCGTCGCCTACGGGCGGGTCGGCGACGTCTCGGCCCGGCTGCTGTCGCTGTACGTCGCCGGCGGCATGCTGCTGAGCCTCTACGTCGTTCCGTCCCTGAAGTACCCGGCCAGCCCGCCCGCACTCAGCCTCGACGAGACCCTCCGGCAGCGGACGCTGCTGTATCTGCTGATGGTCGTCGTGTCGGCCGCGCTGCTCGTCGGCGCCGTGTACCTCGGACGCCGACTGCAGGAACGGCTCGGCACCTGGAACGCGACGCTGGCCGGTGCGGGCGCCTACGTGGTCGCCGGCGCGGTGCTGATGCTCATCCTGCCGACCATCGACGAGACCCCGGGTCCGCTGCGCGATGACTCCGGCGCGATCGTCTACGAGGGTTTCCCGGCCGACGTCCTCTACGACTTCCGGCTGTACTCACTGGGAACGCAGGTCGTGATGTGGGCGACGATCGCGCTGGTGTTCGCCCCGCTGGCATCGCGGCTGCTCGACGGCCGGCGCGAAGCCCTCCGGACGTGAGCGAGGTCGTCCGGCTGACGCTGGTGTCGCATGCGATGACCGACGCCGTGTCGGCCGGACGATTCCCCACCGACGAACCGCTGAACGCGCAGGGCCACCGTCAGGCCGACGCGTGTGTGGAGTTGGGGCCCACCGACGCCGCGTACTGCGGGCCGGAGAAGCGGACCAGGCAGACCGCCGAACTGCTCGGTCTGCACGCGGTCGCCGATCCGCTGCTCGCCGATCTGGATTGCGGACGGTGGCGTGGTGATGTGCTGGGCGGTGTGGAGCCCGCCGAGCTCGCGATCTGGCTCACCGAACCCGCCCAGGCGCCGCACGGCGGGGAGACCGTCGTCCAGGTGATCGAGCGGGTGCGCCGCTGGATGGACTCGATGGCCGGCCGGCGCGGCCGGTTCGTCGCCGTCACCCATCCTGCAGTGGTGCGTGCGGCGATCCTGGTGGCGCTCGACGCCCCGGCCCGATCGTTCTGGCGCATCGACGTCGCGCCGGTCAGCCGTACCGTCCTGCACTTCCGCGGGCACGCGTGGACGTTGCGGTCGTCGCCTTAATCGGCGACGGGCACCATCGCGAACGTCTGGTGCACGATCGACAGCAGCCAGCTGGCCGCGGTCCGGCTCCGGTAGCGGGGCCAGTTGAGCTGGAAGCTGACCACCCACGGCTGGCCGGTGTGGTCGACGGCGTACCAGCTGAACGTCAGGTCGCCGGGCAGGTTGCCGCCCTTGGCGCCGATGTAGGGCCACTTGGCACGGTCCAACTCGACCCCGGGGATGGCCGACAGGATGTCCTTGACCGGTGCGGCCTCGCCGACGGCCGCGGCCTGCAGGGCGGAGTGGACGCGGCAGATGTCGGATGCGCTGCCGTACCACTCGGCGCCGTAGTCGGAGGCCGGGGTGTGCGTACGGGTCGGGTCGGGTTCGTACGGCCGTGAGTCGGTCTGTTTCAGCAGCGCCACGCGGCCACGATGGTCGGCCTGTTTCCACTGTTCGCGCAGATCCGGCTCACCCCAGCCGACCGAGAACATCTCGTGCATCGTGGGGAACGGCGTCATGCTGGCCGGGTCGTGGTGCCCGGCGGCCACCAGCGCCCGCTCCACCGCACCAGGCCCGAGGCGCTCGATGAGCAGGTCCGTCGCCATGTTGTCGCTGGAGGAGATCATCTGCTGGGCCGCCGCGCGCACCGATACGGTCGCCCCTGGCGGCAACTCCTCCAGACCGGCCGAGCCGACGGCCTTCGCACGCTCGGTGATGGTCAGCTCGTCGTCCCACTCCACGCTGCCGACCTTGACCGCCTCGGCCACCGCGAGCAGCACGTAGAGCTTGAAGATCGACGCCAGCGGCAGCGACATCTCGGTGTTGGTCCCCGCCACCCGCTGACACTTGCCGCCCTCGGCGACCCGCGACACCTGGTAGGAGTACCGCGCACCGGAGGCGGCCAGCACAGCGTCGATGTCCGACCACTTCTCGATCACCGGAGAGCGCAGCGATACGTCGAACCGGTCGACCAGACCGTTGTCGTCGGTGCGCAACTCGATGTCCTGTTCGGCGCCGTACGGCGTCTTGACGTGCAGCGTGGCGGTGCCCGCGCGGATGTCCACGCCGGTGACGGTGATCGGGCGGTCCCACCACAGATTGCCCATGGCGTCGATGATGTGGTCGACCTGGTCCTCGACGGCCATCGTGCGCACGTTGACGTCGCCGATGGGCCAGTCCGAATTGACCATGTCCATGGTCTGTTTGGCCCGCAGACCCTGTGGCGTGCTGGTACCGATGTGGGCGCCGTAGGCGGCGTCGGCCGGAGCGGTGTTCGTCTGACCGCATCCGGACACTGAGGAGACGACGAGCGCGGCAGCAGTCACCAGGCCGGCCACCCGGCGCACTGTCCGCGTCCCGTCAGGCCTTGTCGCCGGACCCCGCAACGTCGAGCACGACCTCGAACTCCAGCAGCGAGGCGCCGGTCGCGACCGGGTTGGCGGCCTGACCCTTGTGCGCCTCGATCGCCGGGCCGGTCGCCCACGCCTGGAAGGCCTCTTCGGTCTCCCACTGCGTGACGACGAAGTAGCGGTTCTCACCCTTGACGGGCCGCAGCAGCTGGAAACCGAGGAAGCCGGGCTGGTTGTCCACGGCGTGTGCGCGGTGCGCGAACCGCTTCTCCAGTTCCGGGCCGGCGTCCGGCGGGACCTCGATTGCGTTGATCTTCACCACAGGGTTCTGGCTGGGCATGCGGTCAGGTTACCGCTTTGGCTGGGCAAGATGAGCACATGGACTCCCCACTGTTGACCCCCCGGGGCGGAGACGGCGCACCCCTGGTGCTGGTACACGGCCTGATGGGACGTGGCAGCACGTGGGGCCGTCAGCTGCCGTGGCTGACGGGTCTCGCCACGGTCTACACCTACGACGCGCCGTGGCACCGGGGCCGCGACGTGGTGGATCCGCGTCCGATCAGCACCGAACACTTCGTGGCCGAACTCGGTGACGCGGTCGCGCGCCTCGGGTCGCCGGTCACGCTGATCGGGCATTCGATGGGCGGTCTGCATGCGTGGTGTCTGGCCGCGACCCGGCCCGACCTGGTCAACGCGGTGGTGGTCGAGGACATGGCGCCGGACTTCCGCGGCCGCACCACCGGGCCCTGGGAACCGTGGCTGCACGCGCTGCCCGTCGAGTTCGAGACCGAACAGCAGGTGTTCGCCGAATTCGGTCCGATCGCCGGGCGTTACTTCCTCGAGGCGTTCGACCGGACCGCGACCGGGTGGCGCCTGCACGGGCGGCGGCGCCACTGGATCGACATCGCCGCCGAGTGGGGGCAGCGGGACTACTGGCAGCAGTGGCAGCAGGTGCGGGTCCCGGCGCTGCTGCTGGAGGCGGGCAACTCCGTCACGCCGCCGGGCCAGATGCGCCGGATGGCCGAAACCGGCTATCGGACAACGTATCTGCGGGTTCCCGACGCCGGTCACCTCATCCACGACGAGCAACCGGAGGTCTTCCGTGGCGCCGTCGAGGCATTCTTAACGACGCTCGCCCAGCGCGCCTGAGGTCGGCCACACCGGGTGCTCCTCGAAGCGGGTGCGGATCGCGTCGAGGTCGTGCTGGACGCGGTAGGAATCCCGGTCCTCGTCGTAGCGGCTGTCGAATCGGCCTGCCATCGGCGCCCATACGCGGAACTGGTCGAGATCCCAGCGCAGGACCCCGGCCCGGCGCGCCGTCCAGATCAGCACGGCGGTCAGGGCGAACGGACTCAACACGGCGAGGGAGATCAGTGCTGTACTCATGGCAGATATCTTTCGACGGGGTACTTACCGCCAACAGTGGCAGCACTGCCGTCTTGCGCTAATATGCTGCCATGGCGTTGAAAAGCGTATCGACACTGGTGCTCGACGGTCTAGCGGTTTTCGAGTTCGGCGTCATCTGCGAGGTCTTCGGTATCGACCGATCGGCCGACGGCGTCCCCAACTTCGACTTCAAGGTCTGCGGACCGGTGGCCGGTGAACCCGTGCGCACGACGATCGGCGCGCACCTCACCCCGCAGCACGACTACGGCGATCTACTCGGTGCCGACCTGGTCGCGGTGCCCGCGATAGCCTCCGGGAAGAACGGCTATCCGCCCGAGGCGCTGGAAGTGCTGCGCGAGGCGGCGGCGGGCGGGTCGATCATCCTGACGGTCTGCTCCGGGGCGTTCGTCGTCGGCGCCGCGGGCCTGCTCGACGGTCGGCCGTGTACGACGCACTGGATGTACGCCGATCTGCTGGCGCGGATGTACCCGACCGCGCGCGTCGACCGCAACGTGCTGTTCGTCGACGACGGCAACCTGATCACCAGTGCGGGAACCGCGGCCGGTATCGACGCCTGTCTGCACCTGGTCCGGCGCGAACTGGGCAGCGAGGTCACCAACCGGATCGCCCGCCGGATGGTCGTACCACCGCAGCGCGACGGCGGCCAGCGGCAGTACATCGAACAGCCGATCCCGGTCAGGTGCTCGGAACGCTTTGCCCCGCATCTGGATTGGATCGTGGCCAATCTCGACAAACCGCACACCGTCAGCACGCTCGCCCGGCGGGCCAACATGTCGGCGCGCACGTTCGCCCGTCGCTTCGTCGAGGAGACCGGCACCACGCCCATGCAGTGGGTGACCGATCAGCGGGTGCTCTACGCGCGTCGGATGCTGGAGGAGAGCGATCTCGACATCGACCGCATCGCCGAGCGGTCCGGCTTCGGTACGGCCACCCTGCTGCGCCACCACTTCCGGCGGATCATCGGCG
Protein-coding sequences here:
- a CDS encoding serine hydrolase, encoding MRRVAGLVTAAALVVSSVSGCGQTNTAPADAAYGAHIGTSTPQGLRAKQTMDMVNSDWPIGDVNVRTMAVEDQVDHIIDAMGNLWWDRPITVTGVDIRAGTATLHVKTPYGAEQDIELRTDDNGLVDRFDVSLRSPVIEKWSDIDAVLAASGARYSYQVSRVAEGGKCQRVAGTNTEMSLPLASIFKLYVLLAVAEAVKVGSVEWDDELTITERAKAVGSAGLEELPPGATVSVRAAAQQMISSSDNMATDLLIERLGPGAVERALVAAGHHDPASMTPFPTMHEMFSVGWGEPDLREQWKQADHRGRVALLKQTDSRPYEPDPTRTHTPASDYGAEWYGSASDICRVHSALQAAAVGEAAPVKDILSAIPGVELDRAKWPYIGAKGGNLPGDLTFSWYAVDHTGQPWVVSFQLNWPRYRSRTAASWLLSIVHQTFAMVPVAD
- a CDS encoding CbtA family protein; this encodes MEKQIIGRGLLAGALAAVVAFVFARIFVEPAIDLAIGYEDGLGEARQAMDHAAGHGHSHGADGGGFSRAIQMNVGLGFGMLAFCVAMGALFAIVFAVAYGRVGDVSARLLSLYVAGGMLLSLYVVPSLKYPASPPALSLDETLRQRTLLYLLMVVVSAALLVGAVYLGRRLQERLGTWNATLAGAGAYVVAGAVLMLILPTIDETPGPLRDDSGAIVYEGFPADVLYDFRLYSLGTQVVMWATIALVFAPLASRLLDGRREALRT
- the lsr2 gene encoding histone-like nucleoid-structuring protein Lsr2; the encoded protein is MAKKVTVTLVDDFDGEGTADETVEFGLDGVSYEIDLSSKNAKKLREDLKQWVEAGRRVGGRRRGRATGPTRGRGAIDREQSAAIREWARRNGHNVSTRGRIPADVIDAFHAAT
- a CDS encoding alpha/beta fold hydrolase, which encodes MDSPLLTPRGGDGAPLVLVHGLMGRGSTWGRQLPWLTGLATVYTYDAPWHRGRDVVDPRPISTEHFVAELGDAVARLGSPVTLIGHSMGGLHAWCLAATRPDLVNAVVVEDMAPDFRGRTTGPWEPWLHALPVEFETEQQVFAEFGPIAGRYFLEAFDRTATGWRLHGRRRHWIDIAAEWGQRDYWQQWQQVRVPALLLEAGNSVTPPGQMRRMAETGYRTTYLRVPDAGHLIHDEQPEVFRGAVEAFLTTLAQRA
- the mhuD gene encoding mycobilin-forming heme oxygenase MhuD; translated protein: MPSQNPVVKINAIEVPPDAGPELEKRFAHRAHAVDNQPGFLGFQLLRPVKGENRYFVVTQWETEEAFQAWATGPAIEAHKGQAANPVATGASLLEFEVVLDVAGSGDKA
- a CDS encoding GlxA family transcriptional regulator — its product is MALKSVSTLVLDGLAVFEFGVICEVFGIDRSADGVPNFDFKVCGPVAGEPVRTTIGAHLTPQHDYGDLLGADLVAVPAIASGKNGYPPEALEVLREAAAGGSIILTVCSGAFVVGAAGLLDGRPCTTHWMYADLLARMYPTARVDRNVLFVDDGNLITSAGTAAGIDACLHLVRRELGSEVTNRIARRMVVPPQRDGGQRQYIEQPIPVRCSERFAPHLDWIVANLDKPHTVSTLARRANMSARTFARRFVEETGTTPMQWVTDQRVLYARRMLEESDLDIDRIAERSGFGTATLLRHHFRRIIGVTPTDYRRRFCCNDTQAERTA
- the clpC1 gene encoding ATP-dependent protease ATP-binding subunit ClpC, whose protein sequence is MFERFTDRARRVVVLAQEEARMLNHNYIGTEHILLGLIHEGEGVAAKSLESLGISLEGVRSQVEEIIGQGQQAPSGHIPFTPRAKKVLELSLREALQLGHNYIGTEHILLGLIREGEGVAAQVLVKLGAELTRVRQQVIQLLSGYQGKESAEAGTGGRGGESGNPSTSLVLDQFGRNLTAAAMEGKLDPVIGREKEIERVMQVLSRRTKNNPVLIGEPGVGKTAVVEGLAQAIVHGEVPETLKDKQLYTLDLGSLVAGSRYRGDFEERLKKVLKEINTRGDIILFIDELHTLVGAGAAEGAIDAASILKPKLARGELQTIGATTLDEYRKYIEKDAALERRFQPVQVGEPTVEHTIEILKGLRDRYEAHHRVSITDSAMVAAATLADRYINDRFLPDKAIDLIDEAGARMRIRRMTAPPDLREFDEKIADARREKESAIDAQDFEKAASLRDKEKQLVAQRAEREKQWRSGDLDVVAEVDDEQIAEVLGNWTGIPVFKLTEEETTRLLRMEDELHKRIIGQEDAVKAVSKAIRRTRAGLKDPKRPSGSFIFAGPSGVGKTELSKALANFLFGDDDALIQIDMGEFHDRFTASRLFGAPPGYVGYEEGGQLTEKVRRKPFSVVLFDEIEKAHQEIYNSLLQVLEDGRLTDGQGRTVDFKNTVLIFTSNLGTSDISKAVGLGFTQGGGENNYERMKQKVNDELKKHFRPEFLNRIDDIIVFHQLTQDEIIKMVDLMIGRVGNQLRAKDMTMELTDRAKSLLAKRGFDPVLGARPLRRTIQREIEDQLSEKILFEEIGPGQLITVDVENWDGQGAGEDAKFTFSGGPKRSEPVEPDLAQAGAAGAPSAAE
- a CDS encoding histidine phosphatase family protein, whose product is MSEVVRLTLVSHAMTDAVSAGRFPTDEPLNAQGHRQADACVELGPTDAAYCGPEKRTRQTAELLGLHAVADPLLADLDCGRWRGDVLGGVEPAELAIWLTEPAQAPHGGETVVQVIERVRRWMDSMAGRRGRFVAVTHPAVVRAAILVALDAPARSFWRIDVAPVSRTVLHFRGHAWTLRSSP
- a CDS encoding CbtB domain-containing protein, producing MTSQQARKTRVPAIDLSATRAAVWLSATAFLALLVLYFLGFDQGATSVFGADNTAIHEFIHDARHLLGFPCH